The window GCCCAAGCTGTTCGACCGGGTCATGGACGAACGGCGCGCCGACGACGTGCTGGTGGCGGGTGTCCAGGTGGTGGACGTCACGCCCTACGACCGCAAGGCCTGGATCGCCGGGTTCGGGCAGATGCGCAAGAGCCGCGGCGTGCTCGATCCGGTCACGGCGCGGATCGTCTACCTGGACGACGGCCGCGAGGCGGTCGTGATCGTTGCGGCCGATTTCGTCGGCATGACGGCCAGCGATGTCGAGCGGCTGCGTTCGCTGGTCACGGCGAAACACCCGCAACGCATCCAGTTCGCCAGTACGCACAACCACCAGGGCCCGGACACGATCGGCTATTGGGGGCCGGGTTTGCTGATCCCCGTCGAGCGCGGCGTGGATACCGACTGGTTCGACAAAACCCTGCAGGCCATCGCGTTGGGCGTCGACGAGGCGATTCGCCGCGCCGAACCCGTGCGGCTGGCGCTGGGCCAGGCCGAAATGGAATCCGAATGGTCCAGCAACCTCTGGTTCCCGCACAACGCGGGGCCGATCGACCGCCGGTTGGGGGTGATGCGCCTCGAACGGCTCGACGGCCGCCCATTGGCCACCATTGTAAACTGGGGTTGCCACGCGGAAACGCTGCTGGACATCAATAAGAAAATCAGCGCCGATTATCCGGGCCGATTCTACAAGTACGTCGAGCAACGCGGCGGCGGCACGGGTGTTTTTCTCAACGGCGGCCTGGGCGGCATGATTTCACCGCGCATCTGCCGGTTCGACGTGCGTCCCCAATACAAAGACCTCGACCAACGCATCGCCTGGATGGATCGGCTGGGTGACCGGTTGGCCGAGTTGGCCGTCGGCGCGGTGAAGGACAAACCGCGCGTCACGTACGCCCCGATCGCCGTCAAGAGCGTCGGAGTCGAGATCCCCATGCGCAACGGCCTACTCACGACCATGGCTCGCGTGAAAATCCTGCCGACCACCGATCGGCAGATCCGCGACAATCACTTTTTCTCGGAAGTGAATTACCTGCGGATCGGCGGCGCCCATTTCGCCACGGTGCCCGGCGAGGCGCTGCCGTCGCTGTCGCTGCGCCTGAAGGACGCGCTGCCCTACGCCGAGGTGCCGTTCGTCGTCAGTTTGGCGAACGACGAATTGGGTTATATCATGATGCCCGAACAGTGGAGCGACCCGGTTTACAGCTACGAACGGTCCATGAGTTGCGGCCCCCAGACCGGACAAATCATCTACGATGCGTTTGTCGGTTTGCTGGCGCAAGATCGGTAGGAGATGGCCAAGGTCAGCCGGCTGCTTTTGTGGTTGTTGCTTGCCGCCGCGGGCGGCATCGGGCTCGGCGGTGCGCAAGCCGCCGAAGAGCCGCCGGCCGACGATTCGCCGCTCAGCTATTACAGCCGCGCCGTCAACCACGCGGCCGACATGGCCCGGACCGACGACCGCCTGCTCTGGGGCGACCTCGTCGAACGGTTGCCGGCCAATACCCTCGGCTTTCGCCTGGATTACCTCAGTCGCCGTTACGATTCCGCCTACCGTGATGACGGCCATATCGCCAATCCGATCCGTCCGTTGCATTTGAAAGATCCGTTCGGCGGCGGCGGCAAATTCCTGGATTTACGGACCCACGTCAACGGCCGGCTCGAAACCCTGATGCTGCAGCTCAGTTTCGGCGTCGTCGACAACCTGACCTTCTATCTGAACTTTCCCCTCGTCAAACAACAGGCGTGGTTGGAAGACAAGTTCTCGCCGGGAACCAGCGCCCAAGTCGGCGGCGAAACGGCCGGCGAGACCTTCCGGCTGCTGGAACGCCTCGGCCGGCCGATGACCGATCACCGGTACGAAAGCGATTGGTCGTCCGGCGATTTGGAGATGGGGCTTTCCTGGATTTATTACGACACGCCGTACCTGCTGATCGCCTCCCAGGGCGCAATCATGGCGCCGACCGGCCGGTTGGCCGATCCGGGTGAGGCGCAACGATTCGGATTGGGGGCGCAGGTCGATGTCGGCAACGGCTCGTGGGCGCCGAAGCTGACCCAGGTATTTCAGTTTCGTTTTCCCAAGCCCGTTTCCTGGCTCAGCTACTGGGCTGAGGGCAGCGTCGCCTATTACCTGCCCAGCAGCCGGCAGTCGCCCCCCTGGCGTAAACCGGACGCCGACCTCGACCCCTGGCTGATCGATTTGCGGGCGCAGGACGACCGGTTCATCGACCTGTCATCCAGCGACGATTCCTACACCCTGACTCCGGGTTTGCAGGTCGACGTGTTGGCCGGCCCCATTTTCTCTTTCGCCTATTTCACTTTCGGCGTCGGTTATGTCTACGATTATCGGCAAGAGCCGATGGTCGGCGCGGACAGCTCGTTAAAGAAATTTTTCAAGGCCAATTACGCTTATCTGGACGGCGAATCGCACAACATCGCGGCGCAAATCGGTTTTCCCCTCGCCTGGCTGCATCTGCCCGGCCTGTTGAACATGGGTTATCGCTATCCGCTCGGCGGGCGCAACGAATTGAAATGGGAAGATGTCGGCATTCTGCAAACGCTGCTTGTTTTGCCGATGGAATGAAACGCAAAAGCATCGCCCGGTGACTACCGCGAACTTTCCTCAAAGTGACCGAGAACTCCGCGCAGTTTTTCGAATTCCGGCAACAGCATGCTGTAGGTTTCGTGGGTGAGGCGCCGCCCGGCGACGACCAGTTCCTCGCGGGCCGTGCCTTCGTGCACGAAGCCGAGTTTGCGGATCGTCGCGCCCGAAGCCGCGTTGTCGGTCGCATGGCGGATGAACAGGCGGTAGAGATGCAGGTCGCGAAACGCGTAACGGATCAACCGCGCCGCCATGGCCGAACAAATGCCGCGGCGGGTCCGCGACGTGCGCACCCAAAATCCCAGTTCGGCGGAACGGTGCCGCTGATCCACGTTGTGCAGGCCGACCAACCCCGCCAGAACCCCGTCGGGCTCGGAGGTCGCAAAGACAAATTCCTTTTCCGCCTCGCGATTTTGCCGGGCCCGAAAAACGAACTTCTCGATATCCTGGATGGAGTGGGTGTCCTCGACCCAACCGAGAAAAGGCCGAAAGGCTTCGACGCTTTCCTCGAAACATTCCCAGATGGAATAGGTATGGATTTCCGAAACGGGTTCCAGCAGCAGCCGGCCGGCGC is drawn from Myxococcales bacterium and contains these coding sequences:
- a CDS encoding GNAT family N-acetyltransferase; this translates as MPPIEILRAGRLLLEPVSEIHTYSIWECFEESVEAFRPFLGWVEDTHSIQDIEKFVFRARQNREAEKEFVFATSEPDGVLAGLVGLHNVDQRHRSAELGFWVRTSRTRRGICSAMAARLIRYAFRDLHLYRLFIRHATDNAASGATIRKLGFVHEGTAREELVVAGRRLTHETYSMLLPEFEKLRGVLGHFEESSR